The following coding sequences lie in one Labrus bergylta chromosome 13, fLabBer1.1, whole genome shotgun sequence genomic window:
- the LOC110002566 gene encoding trace amine-associated receptor 13c-like gives MIFQIMLIDGCWLLGDLICTLYQYIAYIVTSSSVGTMVLISIDRYVAICHPLHYPRKVSLKRVEVCVCLCWICSVIFQSLVLKDILEQQGRYHSCVGECVIFVNYIAGIADLILTFILSITVIVVLYLRVFVVAVTQARAIRSHVEAVTLQHSLKITAIKSELKAARTLGIIVIVFLICFCPYYCVALTGQDNLLNASSATFVICLVYLNSCLNPVIYAFFYPWFRKSIRLIVTLKILQPNSCNAQVL, from the coding sequence ATGATATTTCAAATTATGCTCATCGATGGCTGCTGGTTGCTTGGTGACCTCATATGTACTCTGTATCAGTATATAGCATATATTGTTACTTCTTCCTCAGTTGGAACCATGGTACTCATATCTATTGATCGCTATGTGGCTATTTGTCATCCTCTTCATTACCCCAGGAAAGTCTCTCTAAAAAGAGTTgaagtctgtgtctgtctgtgttggaTCTGTTCTGTGATCTTTCAGAGTCTGGTTTTGAAGGATATCCTGGAACAGCAAGGCAGGTATCATTCCTGTGTTGGAGAGTGTGTAATATTTGTCAACTACATTGCAGGAATTGCAGATctaattttaacatttattctttccatcactgttattgttgttttgtactTGAGAGTATTTGTGGTGGCTGTGACTCAGGCTCGGGCAATACGCTCTCACGTTGAAGCTGTCACACTGCAGCATTCATTGAAAATTACTGCGATAAAATCTGAGCTAAAAGCAGCCAGGACTCTTGGTATTATCGTGATTGTCTTTCTGATATGTTTCTGCCCATATTATTGTGTCGCTCTAACAGGCCAAGATAACCTGCTCAATGCATCATCTGCTACTTTTGTTATATGTTTGGTATATTTGAACTCTTGTCTTAACCCTGTGATCTATGCCTTTTTTTACCCTTGGTTTAGAAAATCAATAAGACTCATTGTCACACTGAAGATATTGCAGCCAAACTCATGTAATGCTCAAGTCCTGTAG